GGCCGTGCGGCGCAATACCCGCAGCCGGCACGTTTTTAAGCTTGATTTTAGTTTTGGCCGGGCTGGTCTGCGCCTGCACCAATGCCGGAAGCGCCAGGGCGGCCAGCCAGAGAGAAAAGGATTTCATGAGAAATACTTGGTATTACGCTTTATAAATCAAGACGGTAGCGTACGCCGCCACGCCTTCCTGCCGCCCCACAAAGCCCAGCTTTTCGGTCGTGGTGGCCTTAATGGAAATCAGGTCTTCCTCAACGGCCATTACTTGAGCCAGCGCCTGACGCATGGCCGGGATGTGCGGGTTCACCTTTGGCTGCTCCAAACATATAGTAGAGTCTATATTACTCAGCTCGTAGCCTTTGCCGCGTAGCAGGCGTAGCGTTTCGGCCAGCAGCTTCTTGCTGTCGATGCCCTTATACTGCGGGTCGGTATCGGGGAAATGAAAGCCGATGTCGCGCAGGTTGGCCGCGCCCAGCAGCGCATCGCAGATAACGTGGATGAGCACGTCGGCATCGGAGTGGCCGTGCGCGCCGTGGGTGTGTGGCACCAGGATGCCGCCCAGCCAGAACGGCAGGCCCGGCTGCAATTGGTGAACGTCGTAGCCGAAGCCAACGCGGATTTTCATAAGCACTGAGTAAGCGGGATGGAGCGCAAAGGTATTTACCTGCGGGGATGCCGTGAGAGGCCGCTCGGTATCGCTTAACTTTTACTGAAAAAGAGCTTGTAGTTTTAACTAATATTATTAGCTTTGCGCAGACAATAAAGTTAGCTGTTGCTGGCCGGGCTTATCCCCAAAGGACCGAAAATGCTGGACCTGCTTAAAGTAAAAGCGGAGTTAATCCGTCAGGTTACATAACTACTCAAACAACCAATCTGGTCGGCTGACGCGAGCAAAAAACAACGCGGAAACTTTGAGCCCATCAAAAGTTTCCGTCGTATCTTTGCAGCGTCATGATAGAAACCAAGGACCGGATTCTGCACCAAGCGGCCGCGCTGTTTATGCGCAACGGCATCAAGAGTGTAAGCATGGACGATATCGCGGCCGAACTGGCGATGTCGAAAAAGACGCTTTATAAGACCTTCACCAACAAAGACGAAATCGTGCTGGCCGTGATGAGCACGCACCTGGCTAAGGTGCAGGGCGAGTGCGCCAGCATAGCGGCCCCGGCAGCCAACGCCGTGGAAGAAATGCTGAACCTCTCGCACTGGGCCGACCAGCAGTTCAGCAACATTCACCCCAGCATTTTCTACGACCTGCGCAAGTATCATCCCGATGCGTGGGTACTATTTGTAGCCCACAAAAACACTTTCATTCTCAACCAGATAACCCAGAACCTGCGCCGGGGCATGGCCGAAGGCCTCTACCGCCCCGACCTCGACGTGGAGGTGCTGGCCCGCCTCAACCTGGCCCAGATTGAGCTGGCCTTCGACCCGGTGCTGTACCCGCCCGCTCAGTTTGGGCCCGACCGCGTGAACCGGGTATTCGACGAGCATTTTCTCCTGGGGGTGGCTACGCTCAAGGGACACAAGCTTATTAACGAGTATCGCCGCATCACCGAGGAAGAATAGCCCGGCTCTTTACCTGCTCTTTACCAGACTGTTCGTCTTTCACCTGTTATGAATAAATCCTTATTAGGCGCGTTGCTGGCCACCTCGGCGCTGGCCTTTGGGCCGGCAGCCCTGGCCCAGGCGCCGGCCGCGCTTCCGAGCCAGCCCTCTTCCGGCCTAATGGCCCTGAGCCTCTCGCAGGCAGTGCACTTTGCCGTGCAAAACAAATCGAGCCTGCAGGCCACGCGCTTGGCCGAGCAGACCGCGGCCGCCCGCGTGGGCGAAATAAAAGCCCAGGGCCTGCCGCAGCTGAACGTGGGGGCCAACGTAGCCGACAACTTCAAGCTGCAAAAGTCGCTGGTTGACTTTGGCGCGCTGGCCGGCCCGGTGCTGAAAGGCACAACCCTGACGCAAGCCGATATCAACAAGGCGCAGGGCGGCAATCCGATAACCCTGGCACCGACTTACGGCGACCCGGTATCGGTACCGCCCCAGCCGTTTGCCTTTGGCCTGCAATACGCAGGCAACACATCGGCCTCGTTCTCACAGCAGATTTTTGACGGCTCCTATCTCATTGGCCTCAAGGCAGCTAAGGTCTACACCGACCTGGCCAAAAAACAGACCCAGCAGGCCGAGATTGACGTAGTAGAGCAGGTTAGCAAAGCCTACTACAGTACCCTGGTAGCGCGCTCGCGCCTGGCCCTGCTGGCCCGCAACGTGCAGCGCCTCGACACGGTGCTTT
The sequence above is drawn from the Hymenobacter baengnokdamensis genome and encodes:
- the ispF gene encoding 2-C-methyl-D-erythritol 2,4-cyclodiphosphate synthase is translated as MKIRVGFGYDVHQLQPGLPFWLGGILVPHTHGAHGHSDADVLIHVICDALLGAANLRDIGFHFPDTDPQYKGIDSKKLLAETLRLLRGKGYELSNIDSTICLEQPKVNPHIPAMRQALAQVMAVEEDLISIKATTTEKLGFVGRQEGVAAYATVLIYKA
- a CDS encoding TetR/AcrR family transcriptional regulator, with translation MIETKDRILHQAAALFMRNGIKSVSMDDIAAELAMSKKTLYKTFTNKDEIVLAVMSTHLAKVQGECASIAAPAANAVEEMLNLSHWADQQFSNIHPSIFYDLRKYHPDAWVLFVAHKNTFILNQITQNLRRGMAEGLYRPDLDVEVLARLNLAQIELAFDPVLYPPAQFGPDRVNRVFDEHFLLGVATLKGHKLINEYRRITEEE